The proteins below come from a single bacterium genomic window:
- a CDS encoding acyl-CoA dehydratase activase, whose translation MGVDVGSVSTNLAVIDPASRVVEKLYLRTMGRPIETVQRGLAEMRGLLGDRTGDIAGVGTTGSARQLTAVLVGADSVKNEITAHAIAASLVIPGVRTVFEIGGQDSKIIILRDGIVVDFAMNTVCAAGTGSFLDQQSSRLSIPIEDFGGYALKSASPVRIAGRCTVFAESDMIHKQQIGHTTEDIIAGLCEALVRNYLNNIARGKDIKPPVVFQGGVAANRGIKSAFEKQLGYEIIVPPYHDLMGAIGAAQLALERVAVTGSTRFKGFQAAEFEYKTLGFECGNCPNVCEVVEILQNGVVISRWGDKCGRYQDLTVGRNS comes from the coding sequence ATGGGCGTGGACGTCGGCTCGGTCAGCACGAACCTGGCCGTCATAGACCCGGCGAGCCGGGTGGTGGAGAAGCTGTACCTGCGCACCATGGGGCGGCCCATCGAGACGGTGCAGCGCGGCCTCGCGGAGATGAGGGGCCTTCTGGGCGACCGGACCGGCGACATCGCAGGGGTGGGGACCACGGGGTCGGCGCGTCAACTCACCGCGGTCCTCGTCGGCGCAGATTCGGTCAAGAACGAGATAACGGCCCACGCCATCGCGGCGTCGCTGGTCATACCCGGCGTGCGTACCGTCTTCGAGATCGGCGGCCAGGATTCGAAGATCATCATCCTGCGCGACGGCATCGTGGTGGATTTCGCCATGAACACGGTCTGCGCCGCCGGCACAGGCTCCTTCCTGGATCAGCAGTCCTCCAGGCTCTCCATCCCCATCGAGGATTTCGGCGGCTATGCGCTGAAATCCGCCTCCCCGGTGAGAATCGCCGGCCGCTGCACCGTCTTTGCCGAATCGGACATGATTCACAAGCAGCAGATCGGCCACACGACCGAGGACATCATCGCCGGTCTCTGCGAGGCGCTGGTGCGCAACTACCTCAACAACATCGCCCGTGGCAAGGACATAAAGCCGCCCGTGGTTTTTCAGGGCGGGGTGGCGGCAAACCGCGGCATCAAGAGCGCCTTCGAGAAGCAGCTTGGCTATGAGATAATCGTACCGCCTTACCACGACCTCATGGGAGCCATCGGCGCCGCCCAACTGGCCCTGGAACGCGTAGCGGTCACAGGCTCCACCCGGTTCAAGGGTTTCCAGGCGGCTGAGTTCGAATACAAGACCCTCGGCTTCGAGTGCGGCAACTGCCCCAACGTGTGCGAGGTGGTTGAGATACTCCAGAACGGGGTCGTCATCAGCCGCTGGGGGGACAAATGCGGCCGGTACCAGGACCTCACCGTGGGACGTAATTCATAA
- a CDS encoding integration host factor subunit beta, protein MTKADLAQRIAKKTLLTLKQTTELINAILEMITVSLTKSGDDETLSRQRIEIRGFGTFRLRKKRARLARNPRTGEMIRVGDKWVPHFKPSKQLKSILPG, encoded by the coding sequence ATGACAAAAGCGGATCTCGCTCAACGGATCGCGAAAAAAACCTTATTGACGCTCAAACAGACGACGGAATTGATAAATGCGATCCTGGAGATGATTACCGTTTCTCTGACGAAAAGCGGAGACGACGAAACGCTTTCCCGTCAGCGCATCGAAATCCGGGGCTTCGGGACGTTTCGCCTGCGCAAGAAACGGGCCCGCCTGGCCCGCAACCCCCGTACCGGCGAGATGATTCGCGTTGGAGACAAGTGGGTCCCCCACTTCAAGCCCTCCAAGCAATTGAAGTCCATCTTACCCGGTTAG